AGCCTCTTATATAAGTTGACTTAGGgtttatttgaaattgcgtttgaggggcttaaaagtgcttttaatattcaaaaagtctgtttaaaaaaaaaaaaaaagtattcggttaataaaaaaattaaagcgcttttaagggtttaaaaagcttaaaaatgactaaaatacacttttaaaattttaaggagtaattaccttttgcttccatgaactacaacgcttTGACACTTTCCCTTTCATGAGCTACCATCTATGACACCTGACCCCATCAAATTACCATCTCATGACAAAAGACACACTTCTGTTAGTCAAAGAAGTTAAAATTGACGATCAAcagtcatgtgcaagtcatatgccattttaaatttttttcttccacttttgccctcacttcaaacaaataaagttaatatgttTATGAGGGTATAAGCTGAAACGAGTAATGTTATGAaccatcttttattttctttttatcattctaaagctgatgtgactttttaaattactattaaattttagatgaatcatatttgaattttgattcaatggtgattttgaaagccatatcaactttaaaaagatagaaaggaaataaaacgaTGATACCTAGAAAGAGAAACTGTTTTAACTTTAAGCACAGAACAACTTTCTATTGCATATATATGTAAACTGCAGAATCCATCTTCCCAAAAGACGTTACAAAATCAGATTTTAttggaagatatatatatatatatatatatatatatatatccaacttCCAACGCCTTAAATTATGGGTTTTGGAAGGTAGCACCACAAGGTTATGCCCGGAGACGAACCCAGAATCATTAGATGCAAGAAAAAGCAGTGCATCGACTACATGACTTGTCTTCAATACAACCCCTTTCAAATGAATGAGCGGCTCGAAAGTTTCTTCCAATTGCTTAGCATCCATCCCAAACGCACGGCATGTCATTGGCGTGGCCATTATAGACGGTGATACGCAGTTCACCCTGATCCCATGCACCCCAAGCTGCGCGCTTGCTAATCGAACCAACCCAACCACCGCGTGCTTTGACATGACGTAATCAGTGCACCTGTCATAACCACAACTGGAGACCACACTCGCCGTGCACACAATGCTCCCCCTCACGTGCCCTGCAACCATCGCACGCGCCGCATGCTTTATACAAGCCGCCATGCCTCGAACGTTGATTGCAAACAGGCAGTCGAAGTCTGAAAAATCGAGGTCAACAATTGTCTGCTCAGACCTATTTACAACCCCGGCATTACTCAACATGATGTCGAGCTGCCTGTGATTTTGGACCGTCGATTCCACCATGGCTTTGACTTGCTCTTCAACAATAACATCATAGTGGATGTAGCTGGCACGCTCTAATCCAATGGATTCGGCTACCCTTTGGCCTAATTCTTCTTGGATATCAGCAATCACCACCATTCGTGCACCATGATTCGCAAAAACTCGCTCGGCTGCCTCTCCAATTCCACTTGCGCCTCTGGTGACTATCACTACCTTTCCTTCCAGTTTCTTCTTGCTCAATCCGGATTCAGCCATTGTTTTCTAAGGATAATATGAGCTCATCTTTAAAGGTGACCACTATATGGGGATCAATCATTCAATGtagaaaatttcactttaattaTGGTTATGCAGGAAAGGACTATCTTTCGGACAGTACATGTAGGCCAAGATGAAGACATCTGAGACGAATTCACATGCAATAGattctgaaatttttatttcatctcTTGTTGGTATATTTTCGTGACTTTCCAACAGTGCATCCCTTTCGGCTTTCACATTAAGGTGGTATTTGGTAAGTAAgttggcctaaacactgtagttgatgtagattaatgtaaaaaaaaaaaaagtcaaaattttggtataaaaaagtggaAAGAGtgatatgaaaaagtaaaaaaacttcgttttgtaataatttttttatttgaataataataaaaagtgaaagtaaaaagagtgatataaaaaagtgaaaaagttttgttttgtagtaatttttttatttgaataataataaaaaataaataatgtgatataaaaaattaaaatgttaaaatgttttaatgttaatttttttggaaagtgGTAATGAATAGTAACAAGGGAAACCCCAactcatttaccaaacaaaccctaataCTTTAGCCATCCAATAGCCCATATGAATggacataaaaaaaattccaaattaatatAGGGATACCAATGGGATAGGACAAGGTTGGGGAGCCCTGAGCCCATTTTCTTGTTTCCATGCCTCTCTCCATTTCATAATCTCTCTAGGCATTTTCACTTGTCAAAGGCCTATGGCCATTTGAGAATGAAAATTGCTGTGTAATTGAAAGTAAAGTTAAATAACGAAAATTGCAGCGtctaggaattttttttttttttttccttgtgttcAAGAATACCCTTTTCTATCGCTTCTACTATATCAACTTTGCTCAAAATTAAGTCATCACCTTGGtgaaaaatatttcatgatGGGTAGGGTTACCATTTAAGGTCGTTTATAAGTTCATCATAATTACTTACCTTCAGAAAACCATTTCCAACTGAATTTATATGCCAGAACAGAACAGGAATTATGAGCAGACCAACAGGCAGGAGGGACTCACATCTCCCATTTCCAAGAAAACAATATACAAACCCCACAGATAGGGGCAAATCGCTCCCAAAACATGGTTGAGGTAACATCAGGCAGCACTGACTGCTACATGTATCATTAACAGTAATCTGAATGCGACTCATAGAAATCACTGGGGCAAGGTGACATGATCTCTTGCTCTAGCAACTGCAATACCTGGCTCATTGTTGGCCGATCATCTGGGTTTGCATCCGTGCACTGAGCTGCTATTTCTAGGATTGCTTCTAGGGTTTCCATATCTGTATCCGCACACCTTTTATCTACTACTTGTTCCAATTGGTTTTGCTTCAATAGCATATTCATCTGTAAATGAACATTATAAGTTCTGTATTACATTCACTGCATTAGATGGAGATATAAGATGGCAAGAAAGACTCTGGAAAGCTTACCCAACCAACAACGTTTAAGCCTCTCTTCACAAAAGATGCATCAGTAGGTCTCTTCCCAGTTACAAGCTCTAGCAAGAGAACCCCAAAACTATATACATCTGATTTTTCAGTGGCTCTCCCACTTTGCAGATACTCTGTGTTATGGTAAATAATACCATTGGGATTAGTATTTCTATAAAAGTTTTCCCAAATATATACTACATGGGGGAGGGGGGGAAGCAATGATTGCAAAAACATACATCAAAAgatcaaataaaatttatgcCTAATGCCTTATATAGGGTGTGTGGGAgtcatatattttttccatttttatattcttattgcaCTTGCTTAGGGGTATGACACAAAAGTACTGGATATGTTCATTCACATGTATATGACAAGTACtaggaaag
This genomic interval from Corylus avellana chromosome ca3, CavTom2PMs-1.0 contains the following:
- the LOC132173531 gene encoding (+)-cis,trans-nepetalactol synthase NEPS1-like; the encoded protein is MAESGLSKKKLEGKVVIVTRGASGIGEAAERVFANHGARMVVIADIQEELGQRVAESIGLERASYIHYDVIVEEQVKAMVESTVQNHRQLDIMLSNAGVVNRSEQTIVDLDFSDFDCLFAINVRGMAACIKHAARAMVAGHVRGSIVCTASVVSSCGYDRCTDYVMSKHAVVGLVRLASAQLGVHGIRVNCVSPSIMATPMTCRAFGMDAKQLEETFEPLIHLKGVVLKTSHVVDALLFLASNDSGFVSGHNLVVS